Below is a genomic region from Helicoverpa armigera isolate CAAS_96S chromosome 12, ASM3070526v1, whole genome shotgun sequence.
ATAAATTGGCTATGAAAGatgttttcaaatcggaccaataCCTACTTCTGGACATTAGTGcgttcaagaaaaaaaaactcatgtTGGCACCTATAGATTCGTTTAAGAAACGACAATATTAAGCTGTTTGTAATTGCAGTTTAATCCGATGACCTTAATATAAATAGACTTGGTATTCCTTTTCCACGGAAGTAACTTTGGTACTTATCTACTTAAACAATTTTACAGTAACATTGCACATCTAATCTTTGTTTTTCTACTTTTACAGTCAGCATTGATCTCCGCAGCCGGTTCCGTCATCGGAGTAGGATCAGACATTGCCGGATCTCTTCGCCTGCCTCCCATGTTCACTGGAATATTTGGACACAAACCAACACCTAGACTCCTCTCGGTTGAAGGTAAAgattacttcttcttcttcttcttcttccgtcCCTGTTCCCGTTATCTGGGGTCGGGTCTCCTCACACTACGGCGCCAGGTTGGTCTATCCTGGGTTGTCATTTTTGGCAATTGGGCTTTCTTAAGGTCTCTTTCGATGTTTGACCACCAGGTCAATGGCGGGCGGCCTCTACCTCTCTTTTGTTCTGGCAAGTTTAGTGCGATTTTCACTATATGGTCTTCATCTCGTCTCATAATATGGCCATACCATCTAAGGCGATTTTCCGTCATTTTGTCCGTGATCGATGCAACTTTAAAGCTCCCCCTTATGTATTCGTTCCGAACTCTATCCATTCTGGTCACCCCACCTGCCCAGCGCAGCATCTTCATTTCATTTACATGTGCTGTCTGTTCATGAGTTTTCTTGACTGTCCAGCATTCGGAACCGTACAGTAAGGCGGGCCTGACGGCTGTTTTGTACACTTTACCCTTTGTTCTTATGGGCATACGAGTATCACACATAACTCCTGTTAGTGACCGCCATTTCTGCCACGCTACATTTACACGGTGTGCAACATCGGTCTCTACGTTGGCATCCGGCGTGATCATAGAtcctaaatatttaaacttgttTACTGTGGGGATAGGTGTTGATCCAATACATATAGTTTCAGGAGTTGCATTTCCGCTAAAGGGGCATTTCATGTACTCCGTCTTACTTTTGCTCACTCGGAGTCCGTACTTCTCTAAAGAGTGTGTCCACGTATTTAACGTTTCTTGCAGGTCTTTTGCAGTGTTGGCCGCCAGCACTATATCGTCAGCATATAGTATAGTCCACGGTAAAGGCGATGGAATATGGTTGGTCAGATAGTCCATTACCAGATTAAACAAAAAAGGGCTCAAAGCGGATCCCTGATGGACCCCCACTTTGACCTCGAACGCGTTACTTAGTCCTGCTGGTGTTTTGACTCGTGTACTGATGTCACTGTACATATCTTTGATTATTGATGTGTATCTTTCCGGAACATTTTGCGCTCTTAGGGCCTGCCACACGAGTTTGCGAGGCACTCTGTCAAAGGCCTTTTCAAGGTCGATGAAGGCAAGATGAAGATCTGACTTGTTGATCCTGTGTTTTTCCATCAGAATTCTAACTGCCTGAATAGCATCAGTGGTTGATCTGGATGATGTGAAGCCAAACTGATTTTTTGATACATTTGCAATAGAGCAAAGGCGCTTATGTATGATCCGCTCCCAGATAGTAAAGGTAGGTAAAGATTACTTAATGAAAACTAAAGCTATAAGTTGTAGTGGCCTAGAAGCAGAGCCCCGGCCTCTCAGGTTCATGTCGCGCAAGTCAAATGTACTTACTAAGTTTgttttagacaccaatgactcgAGTAGGTAACGGTGAAGCAAACAATTATTAAAACCTGGATTTTGATTGACAAAGCCTGATAACGGCAATTCGCTTTGGAGAGGGGAGGTTTAATTAACCCTCATTCTTTCTCTGCATGAAAAGAGGCCGCAGTCCTGCAGTGAGCCAATAAAATAAGGCTGATAATGATAGCTTTACAACTTCAACTGTTATTTGAATTTCACAAGATCGTAATTTTACTGTTCGTTTCGAAAACTTGATGCAATGTTCAAGATAGATGATGTAGCAGTAGGTACGTTCAAAAGTATTTATAACATTCTTTCAGGTCACGTTCCTGACTGCTTAGATCCTGATTTCGAGGAATACTTTACACTTGGACCAATTGCGAGGTATGCTGAGGACCTCACGTTACTCTTGAAAGTTCTGAAGCAACCAGGAGGCCCCGATGTACCCTTGGACAAGCCGGTAAGTTtggaaataatgaaaataaaagatacataataaaatattggttGATCGATCGATAGTAATAAATGAGGATAAGTGCAGAAGAACGATGATGATAGAGAttggttaatttaatttaaaaaaaattagaatttgctaaatatttcaaagacaGTGTGTAGGTATGGTAGGCGATTACTCGAGCAAGTAAATTAATTCCGACAGTCTACATCCACAATCCAATATGTTTCTATTTCTTTGAAACTAAATGTTTCTGTGTTTACGTTTCAGGTCGACATTTCAAAACTGAAGTTCTATTACATGGATGGTGACGGCAGCAACGTAACAGACTCTATCGGTCCTGAAGTCAGACAAGCAATGCAGAAAGCCAAAGATCACatcaaaaatacttataacatCGAAGTTAAGCCGGTAAATATTTATGATCAATTTAATTAGTTTACtgcacataatattatattaatcgtaataaatacctaatggTTTTAAGGAAATCTGTTGAAGTCCCCGAgatggttttttttatttatcttgaaCAACTCTTTACTATTCCACAGAACCTATTGTAATATTCTCCTATTTGTTGTATTTCAgctaaaaatcaaaaacatcgAACACATGTGGGAAACGAGCATCAGGATTTTGTTGAACATAAAACATGTCCGCAACATTTACACGGACCCAGAAAAACGCGACCAATGGGTGTCCGTATGGCCTGAAGTCCTGAAAACAATGATTGGCATGTCTAACCATAACTTCATCTGTGTATGTTACGGGCCTCTGACAAAATTCTTCGATGCACTACCAAAGAGTTATTACAAGAAGCTGCTCTCCATTTTTGATGAAATCAAGGCTGAGTTTGATGTAAGTCTGACGTATATTTTGCGCGATAAAAAcaggaaatatttaatttgacttAAAAATTACCTGTCACATGACCATGAATAAATTCGATTAAAAAAGACGTAGGTCCCATAAGCAACTGTAAAATAGCTGTGTGTAACCGAACTCAATTAAAACCATAATTTTCTTTGTCTATTTTATTACAGAAAGTGCTAACAGATGACGTAGTACTACTACACCCCACGTTCCCGACGCCAGCTCATCTGCACTACAGAATCTACTACAAATTCCTGAACTGTGGCTACCTCACCATGTTCAACGCTCTTGGGCTACCTGTCACACAGTGCCCCATAGGGCTCACAAGAAAAGGACTGCCAGTTGGCATCCAGATAGCTGCCAATAAATGCAACGATCACCTAACGATAGCTGTCGCCAAGGAATTTGAGAAAGCATTCGGTGGATGGATACCCCCAAACAAAGAACTTGCCAACAATATCAAGACTGCTTAAGATAAtggttgtaaaataataatttggatTAAACTTTCCCTTGAAGGCACAGGCAAATATGCTCGAAATAGTGCTTTTTGGAGCCAATCTTTAAGGTATTACTGGCAATTAATTATTGACAGTGATCTGGTAGCACATGTATTTACAGGGTAAAAACTGTAGAGAGACTGTGAGATTTGGGAACAAATATGATATCCACGAATTACTGAAAACATCCGTAGCTAGCCGGTCTACATAATTATGGTCTGAGTGTTTCAACCAACTGTAGcctttttgatttatttgtcaGGATATTGAGGGACAAGGGACAAGAAGATCGAAACACGTATGAAACTTGTACCTAATTAGTTATTGATAAGAAAAAGCAGTTTTTTCTTGCTTACATAGACTTTTCGATACATATTCGCTGCTCTTTCTTGGAAAATAAAACGTATGTAAGTTTCTCGCTGAAGGTTATGGATTTATACTTCAGTTCTGTCTCGATTTAGGATGGTACTATAACGGTAGCTGGTTAGTCTCACTGACTCACAAagtgtacatatatttttaactatacaAGTTGAGTTTTGTACAGTTGTCGTCTTAGATCAGAATGATTCTGCGCCTTAACAAAAGTATTACTGTTGACCTAATTAATTTAAGAGTATTTATCCTAATATAGCTTTATGTTAAAAGGTTTAACTTTATGTTTTTATAGGTAGTTCTACGCGTCTTT
It encodes:
- the LOC110384019 gene encoding fatty-acid amide hydrolase 2-B isoform X2 — its product is MMNAFMRRFLRFMVSLLAIIVVPLTYLLNIRRNKKCPPPINPILFKSATSLAAMIRTRQITSEQVVEAYIERCKEANPYLNAIVEPRYDAAMREARGIDKMIASTDRTPEDLEKEYPLLGVPMTVKESIAVEGMSNDCGTVYPYRNPAKSDAAVIRLARAAGAIPIAVTNTPQLCMNWETYNNVIGITMNPYDQKRTTGGSSGGESALISAAGSVIGVGSDIAGSLRLPPMFTGIFGHKPTPRLLSVEGHVPDCLDPDFEEYFTLGPIARYAEDLTLLLKVLKQPGGPDVPLDKPVDISKLKFYYMDGDGSNVTDSIGPEVRQAMQKAKDHIKNTYNIEVKPLKIKNIEHMWETSIRILLNIKHVRNIYTDPEKRDQWVSVWPEVLKTMIGMSNHNFICVCYGPLTKFFDALPKSYYKKLLSIFDEIKAEFDKVLTDDVVLLHPTFPTPAHLHYRIYYKFLNCGYLTMFNALGLPVTQCPIGLTRKGLPVGIQIAANKCNDHLTIAVAKEFEKAFGGWIPPNKELANNIKTA
- the LOC110384019 gene encoding fatty-acid amide hydrolase 2-B isoform X1 codes for the protein MIGSIIALYISCFNATVNFFTRLVLILLTACVYHAFVFAEVFLNSYNLVYPPYLAKPLASVTSVVSDVVSYFIRISAIQTIMMNAFMRRFLRFMVSLLAIIVVPLTYLLNIRRNKKCPPPINPILFKSATSLAAMIRTRQITSEQVVEAYIERCKEANPYLNAIVEPRYDAAMREARGIDKMIASTDRTPEDLEKEYPLLGVPMTVKESIAVEGMSNDCGTVYPYRNPAKSDAAVIRLARAAGAIPIAVTNTPQLCMNWETYNNVIGITMNPYDQKRTTGGSSGGESALISAAGSVIGVGSDIAGSLRLPPMFTGIFGHKPTPRLLSVEGHVPDCLDPDFEEYFTLGPIARYAEDLTLLLKVLKQPGGPDVPLDKPVDISKLKFYYMDGDGSNVTDSIGPEVRQAMQKAKDHIKNTYNIEVKPLKIKNIEHMWETSIRILLNIKHVRNIYTDPEKRDQWVSVWPEVLKTMIGMSNHNFICVCYGPLTKFFDALPKSYYKKLLSIFDEIKAEFDKVLTDDVVLLHPTFPTPAHLHYRIYYKFLNCGYLTMFNALGLPVTQCPIGLTRKGLPVGIQIAANKCNDHLTIAVAKEFEKAFGGWIPPNKELANNIKTA